A genomic segment from Nicotiana sylvestris chromosome 1, ASM39365v2, whole genome shotgun sequence encodes:
- the LOC138876742 gene encoding uncharacterized protein, with product MEAEIGVDLPSRRNHTKLRYDPNCGATIFELGMIFENVNQFRKPMTDYAIEYHSQLKLKPNESTRVRVKYKSKICHRELFASFDRDSGNFIVKKYHPIHKCTPMNKNKLCNSKAKQIVLRKFMGDWKMEFARLCDYTDIIIQTYPGSICLVKTDRNSEPGKNLFKYFYDCFDALKKGWLEGCRKIIGFDGYFLKGACKGELLVAIGKNENQQMYPIVWPVIDNESKTCRSWFINNLISDLELGDGARLTVMSNMHKGNRNEFRRPVLSLKLEI from the exons ATGGAAGCTGAAATTGGTGTTGATTTGCCAAGTAGAAGGAATCATACAAAGCTAAGATATGATCCAAATTGTGGTGCGACTATTTTTGAACTTGGCATGATATTTGAGAATGTCAATCAATTTAGGAAGCCAATGACTGACTATGCTATTGAATACCATTCACAATTAAAACTCAAACCTAATGAGTCAACTAGGGTGAGGGTGAAATATAAATCTAAAATTTGCCATCGGGAGTTATTTGCAAGTTTTGACAGGGATTCAGGGAATTTTATAGTTAAGAAGTATCATCCTATTCACAAGTGCACTCCAATGAACAAGAACAAGCTTTGTAATTCTAA GGCAAAACAGATAGTTCTTAGGAAGTTTATGGGGGATTGGAAGATGGAGTTTGCTAGATTATGTGACTATACTGATATTATTATACAAACCTATCCTGGTAGCATTTGCTTGGTCAAAACTGACAGAAATTCAGAGCCTGGAAAGAAtctgtttaaatatttttatgacTGCTTTGATGCACTGAAGAAAGGTTGGTTGGAAGGATGCAGGAAGATCATTGGATTTGATGGGTATTTTCTAAAGGGAGCATGTAAGGGTGAATTGTTGGTAGCtattgggaaaaatgaaaatcaacaaATGTATCCCATTGTATGGCCTGTGATAGACAATGAGTCAAAAACATGTCGGAGTTGGTTTATAAATAACTTAATATCTGATTTGGAGTTAGGAGATGGAGCTAGATTAACAGTTATGTCTAATATGCATAAG ggtaatcggaacgAATTTAGAAGACcagttcttagtttgaagcttgaaatttga